The following coding sequences are from one Candidatus Spechtbacterales bacterium window:
- a CDS encoding glutaredoxin family protein: MKDVTIYTTPTCHYCHAAKEYFKENNVEYSEKDVTKDMEARRDMIETSGQMGVPVIKIGEDVVVGFNQDVIAELLGLDK; this comes from the coding sequence ATGAAAGATGTAACCATATACACAACCCCAACATGCCATTACTGTCATGCCGCAAAAGAGTACTTCAAGGAAAATAACGTTGAATATTCAGAGAAAGATGTAACAAAAGACATGGAAGCACGACGGGATATGATAGAAACATCCGGACAAATGGGTGTGCCTGTAATAAAAATAGGGGAAGACGTAGTTGTGGGATTCAATCAAGATGTTATAGCAGAACTTTTAGGATTAGATAAATAA
- the sodN gene encoding superoxide dismutase, Ni, translating into MLFKIITKFFDAGEVKAHCDLFCGVYDPAQARIEAQSVYNAIKIYQSTDDEVGRQRAINIKEERAELVKHHLWVLWTDYFKPEHIEKFEGLHDLFWKATKAAGEAKKSVDPKDGQQLIDLIDEIGKMFAATKEGYNYEEVKKNMELQSK; encoded by the coding sequence ATGTTGTTTAAAATAATAACCAAATTCTTTGACGCGGGAGAGGTTAAGGCGCATTGCGACCTGTTTTGTGGGGTGTATGATCCCGCGCAAGCCAGGATAGAAGCGCAATCTGTATATAACGCGATAAAAATATACCAAAGCACTGATGATGAGGTAGGACGCCAACGAGCCATAAATATAAAAGAAGAGCGCGCGGAACTTGTAAAACACCATCTTTGGGTTCTTTGGACGGATTACTTTAAACCGGAACATATTGAAAAATTTGAAGGTTTGCACGACCTCTTCTGGAAAGCAACCAAAGCCGCGGGAGAGGCTAAAAAATCTGTTGACCCTAAGGACGGTCAACAATTAATAGACTTGATAGATGAAATAGGAAAGATGTTCGCGGCCACAAAAGAGGGATATAACTACGAAGAGGTAAAAAAGAATATGGAATTACAAAGTAAATAA
- the sodX gene encoding nickel-type superoxide dismutase maturation protease gives MASKYSPIFRYTVKGNSMEPHIKEGAKVYVSRLAYLFVDPEPEEIVVVNHPKEKFPIVKRIKEVTEEGHFIVEGDNSEHSTDSRDFGPIQRRHIIGRVMEI, from the coding sequence ATGGCGTCAAAATATTCACCCATATTTCGCTACACAGTAAAAGGTAACAGTATGGAACCCCACATAAAAGAGGGGGCAAAAGTTTATGTGAGCCGTCTGGCGTATTTATTTGTTGATCCTGAACCGGAAGAGATAGTAGTTGTAAACCATCCAAAAGAGAAATTTCCAATTGTTAAAAGAATAAAAGAGGTAACAGAAGAAGGCCACTTTATTGTGGAGGGTGATAATTCTGAACACAGCACAGACAGCAGAGATTTTGGCCCAATACAACGCCGTCATATTATAGGTAGGGTAATGGAAATATAA